Proteins from one Canis lupus familiaris isolate Mischka breed German Shepherd chromosome 26, alternate assembly UU_Cfam_GSD_1.0, whole genome shotgun sequence genomic window:
- the UFD1 gene encoding ubiquitin recognition factor in ER-associated degradation protein 1 produces the protein MFSFNMFDHPIPRVFQNRFSTQYRCFSVSMLAGPNDRSDVEKGGKIIMPPSALDQLSRLNITYPMLFKLTNKNSDRMTHCGVLEFVADEGICYLPHWMMQNLLLEEGGLVQVESVNLQVATYSKFQPQSPDFLDITNPKAVLENALRNFACLTTGDVIAINYNEKIYELRVMETKPDKAVSIIECDMNVDFDAPLGYKEPERQVQHEESAEGEADHSGYAGELGFRAFSGSGNRLDGKKKGVEPSPSPIKPGDIKRGIPNYEFKLGKITFIRNSRPLVKKVEEDEAGGRFVAFSGEGQSLRKKGRKP, from the exons ATG TTCTCCTTCAACATGTTCGACCACCCGATTCCCCGGGTCTTCCAGAACCGCTTCTCCACGCAGTACCGCTGCTTCTCCGTGTCCATGCTTGCAGGGCCTAATGACAGGtcagatgtggagaaaggagggaaga TAATTATGCCACCCTCAGCCCTCGATCAACTCA gcCGACTCAACATTACCTACCCCATGCTGTTCAAACTGACCAACAAGAACTCGGACCGCATGACGCACTGTGGTGTGCTAGAGTTTGTGGCCGATGAGGGCATCTGCTACCTCCCACACTGG ATGATGCAGAATTTGCTGTTGGAAGAAGGGGGCTTGGTTCAGGTGGAGAGTGTCAACCTTCAAGTGGCCACATACTCCAAATTCCAGCCTCAGAGCCCTGACTTCTTGGACATCACCAACCCCAAAGCAGT GTTAGAAAATGCCTTGAGAAACTTTGCCTGTCTGACCACAGGGGATGTGATTGCCATCAACTATAATGAGAAG ATCTATGAACTGCGGGTGATGGAGACCAAGCCTGACAAGGCCGTATCCATCATTGAGTGTGACATGAAC GTGGACTTCGATGCCCCACTGGGCTATAAGGAGCCTGAGAGACAAGTCCAGCATGAGGAGTCCGCT GAGGGTGAAGCTGACCACAGCGGCTATGCTGGAGAGCTGGGCTTCCGT GCCTTCTCCGGCTCCGGGAATAGATTGGACGGGAAGAAGAAAGGTGTAgagcccagcccctccccaatCAAGCCTGGAGACATTAAAAG aGGAATTCCCAACTATGAATTTAAACTTGGTAAGATAACTTTCATCAGAAATTCACGTCCCCTGGTCAAAAAAGTTGAAGAG GATGAAGCTGGAGGCAGATTCGTCGCTTTCTCTGGAGAAGGACAGTCGTTGCgtaaaaagggaagaaagccaTAA